The following proteins are encoded in a genomic region of Cygnus olor isolate bCygOlo1 chromosome 23, bCygOlo1.pri.v2, whole genome shotgun sequence:
- the HDAC1 gene encoding histone deacetylase 1, with product MALTQGTKRKVCYYYDGDVGNYYYGQGHPMKPHRIRMTHNLLLNYGLYRKMEIYRPHKANAEEMTKYHSDDYIKFLRSIRPDNMSEYSKQMQRFNVGEDCPVFDGLFEFCQLSAGGSVASAVKLNKQQTDIAVNWAGGLHHAKKSEASGFCYVNDIVLAILELLKYHQRVLYIDIDIHHGDGVEEAFYTTDRVMTVSFHKYGEYFPGTGDLRDIGAGKGKYYAVNYPLRDGIDDESYEAIFKPVISKVMETFQPSAVVLQCGSDSLSGDRLGCFNLTIKGHAKCVEFVKSFNLPMLMLGGGGYTIRNVARCWTYETAVALDTEIPNELPYNDYFEYFGPDFKLHISPSNMTNQNTNEYLEKIKQRLFENLRMLPHAPGVQMQPIPEDAVQEDSGDEEEEDPEKRISIRNSDKRISCDEEFSDSEDEGEGGRKNVANFKKAKRVKTEEEKEEEEKKEEKEEEKPKEEKPEPKGVKEETKST from the exons GTGATGTTGGAAACTATTATTATGGCCAAGGGCACCCGATGAAGCCCCACAGGATCCGGATGACCCACAACCTGCTGCTGAACTATGGTCTCTACAGGAAGATGGAGATCTAT CGCCCTCACAAGGCAAACGCAGAAGAAATGACCAAGTACCACAGCGACGACTACATCAAGTTTCTGAGGTCTATCCGCCCGGATAACATGTCTGAGTACAGCAAGCAGATGCAAAGAT TCAACGTTGGGGAAGACTGCCCTGTGTTTGATGGGTTATTTGAGTTTTGTCAGCTCTCTGCTGGAGGCTCCGTTG CCAGTGCTGTGAAGCTGAACAAGCAGCAGACAGATATCGCTGTGAATTGGGCAGGGGGCCTTCACCACGCTAAGAAGTCGGAGGCTTCTGGCTTCTGTTACGTCAACGATATTGTCCTAGCCATCTTGGAGCTCCTGAA GTATCACCAGAGAGTGCTGTACATTGACATTGATATTCACCATGGGGATGGTGTGGAGGAAGCCTTCTATACGACAGACCGTGTGATGACCGTGTCCTTTCATAAGTACGGAGAATACTTCCCGGGAACGGGGGACCTACGG GACATTGGTGCAGGCAAAGGCAAGTACTATGCTGTCAACTACCCCCTCCGTGATGGAATCGATGATGAGTCCTATGAGGCGATATTCAAGCCG GTGATATCTAAAGTGATGGAGACGTTCCAGCCTAGCGCAGTTGTCTTGCAGTGCGGGTCGGATTCTCTGTCAGGGGACAGGCTGGGTTGTTTTAATCTGACCATCAAAG GTCATGCCAAGTGTGTGGAGTTtgtaaaaagttttaatttgcCTATGCTGATGCTGGGAGGAGGTGGCTATACGATCCGCAACGTGGCTAGATGCTGGACCTACGAAACTGCTGTGGCTTTGGACACTGAAATCCCAAATG AACTTCCATATAACGACTATTTTGAGTACTTTGGACCAGACTTTAAGCTGCACATCAGTCCCTCCAACATGACTAACCAGAATACCAACGAGTATCTCGAGAAGATCAA GCAACGTCTCTTTGAGAATCTGCGCATGCTGCCTCATGCCCCTGGTGTCCAGATGCAGCCAATTCCCGAAGATGCTGTTCAGGAAGACAGtggagatgaagaggaagaagatcCTGAGAAACGCATTTCAA TTCGCAATTCTGATAAGAGAATATCATGTGATGAAGAATTCTCTGACTCCGAAgatgaaggggaaggagggcGCAAAAACGTCGCCAACTTTAAGAAAGCGAAGCgtgtgaaaacagaagaggaaaaggaggaagaggagaagaaag aggaaaaagaagaggaaaaaccaAAAGAGGAGAAACCAGAACCCAAAGG GGTGAAGGAAGAGACGAAATCTACCTAA
- the MARCKSL1 gene encoding MARCKS-related protein — translation MGSQGSKAAKAEGGAPPAGHAAATEPAKANGQENGHLRLNGDMTPKAGGEAAPLNGNGSAEPPQEDSKGEPGAEDAIEPAPAAEGGDAKPEGAAAPKDTPKKKKKFSFKKSFKLSGISFRKNKKEAGDSSASSPTEDQGKAEAKGEETPPGSGSGTEPSAPPQEGQAEERGSAGPSGAGAAAEGQQEAEPKREDAEAGESKEEEKQQPGDPQGDTAKPEEPSKPAGPEPTAPAAAEQKEE, via the exons ATGGGCAGCCAGGGCTCCAAGGCGGCCAAGGCGGAggggggagcccccccggccggcCACGCCGCCGCCACCGAGCCCGCCAAGGCCAACGGGCAG GAGAACGGCCACCTGCGGCTCAACGGGGACATGACGCCCAAGGCGGGGGGTGAGGCGGCGCCCCTCAACGGCAACGGCTCGGCTGAGCCCCCCCAGGAGGACAGCAAGGGCGAGCCGGGCGCCGAGGATGCCATCGAGCCAGCCCCCGCAGCCGAAGGTGGGGATGCGAAGCCCGAAGGCGCCGCAGCCCCCAAGGACACCcccaagaagaagaagaagttcTCGTTCAAGAAGTCCTTCAAGCTGAGCGGGATCTCCTTtaggaagaacaagaaagaagCCGGGGACTCCTCCGCGTCCTCTCCTACGGAGGACCAAGGCAAAGCAGAGGCCAAGGGAGAGGAGACCCCCCCTGGCTCCGGCAGCGGGACGGAGCCCTCGGCCCCCCCCCAGGAGGGGCAGGCGGAGGagcggggcagcgcggggccgagcggggccggggccgctgccGAGGGGCAGCAGGAAGCCGAGCCCAAGAGGGAGGATGCAGAAGCAGGGGagagcaaggaggaggagaagcagcagccggGGGACCCCCAGGGGGATACAGCCAAACCAGAGGAGCCCTCGAAACCCGCGGGGCCTGAgcccacagctcctgcagcagcggAGCAGAAGGAAGAGTAG
- the TMEM39B gene encoding transmembrane protein 39B: protein MAGGRRGPNRTSYCRNPLCEPGAAGGSGHSTSSSVTGVRSRTRSGSGTGLSSPPLATQTVVPLRHCKIPELPVERSVLFELQLFFCHLVALFVHYINIYKTVWWYPPSHPPSHTSLNFHLIDFNVLTVTTIVLARRLIVAIVKEASQSGKVSLPRSVFLVITRFAVLTGTGWSLCRSIIHLFRTYSFLNLLFLCYPFGMYIPFLQLNCDFRKTSLFSQVANIGPRETGEVNFRGRDYLTVLKETWKQHTRQMYGMEAMPTHACCLSPDLIRNEVEYLKMDFNWRMKEVLVSSMLSAYYVAFVPVWFVKNTQYYDKRWSCELFLLVSISTSVILMQYLLPARYCDLLHKAAAHLGCWQKVDPALCSNVLQHQWTEECMWPQGVLVKHSKNVYKAVGHYNVAVPSDVSHFRFHFFFSKPLRILNILILLEGAVIFYQLYSLISSEKWHQTISLALILFSNYYAFFKLLRDRLVLGKAYSYSASRDSEQKLN, encoded by the exons ATGGCAGGGGGAAGGCGGGGCCCCAACCGCACGTCCTACTGCCGAAACCCCCTCTGCGAGCCCGGCGCCGCTGGCGGCTCCGGCCACTCCACCAGTTCCTCTGTCACGGGCGTGCGCTCGCGCACCAG GAGCGGTTCAGGTACAGGCCTTTCCAGCCCACCCTTGGCAACGCAGACAGTCGTTCCCCTCCGGCACTGTAAGATCCCAGAGctgcctgtggagaggagcgTGCTGTTTGAGCTTCAGCTCTTCTTCTGCCATCTCGTTGCGCTGTTCGTCCACTACATCAACATCTACAAGACCGTGTGGTGGTACCCCCCCTCCCATCCTCCTTCGCACACGTCGCTG AATTTTCATCTTATTGACTTCAACGTGCTGACGGTGACAACGATCGTCCTGGCACGCCGGCTGATCGTCGCTATTGTGAAGGAG GCTTCGCAGAGTGGCAAAGTCTCCCTGCCACGCTCGGTTTTTCTGGTGATCACCCGGTTCGCTGTTCTCACTGGCACGGGCTGGAGTTTGTGTCGATCCATAATTCACCTCTTCAGAACCTACTCTTTCCTTAATCTCCTGTTCCTGTGTTACCC GTTTGGCATGTACATTCCCTTCCTCCAACTGAACTGTGACTTTCGGAAGACGAGCCTCTTCTCCCAGGTGGCCAACATCGGTCCCAGAGAGACCGGCGAGGTGAACTTCAGGGGCAGAGACTACCTGACTGTCCTAAAGGAAACCTGGAAGCAGCACACTCGACAGATGTACGGCATGGAGGCCATGCCCACTCACgcctgctgcctctccccagaTCTCATCCGAAATGAGGTGGAATACTTGAAAATGGACTTTAACTGGCGGATGAAAGAGGTGCTGGTGAGCTCCATGCTCAGTGCCTACTACGTGGCCTTCGTGCCAGTGTGGTTTGTGAAG AACACGCAGTACTATGACAAGCGCTGGTCGTGTGAGCTCTTCCTTCTGGTTTCCATCAGCACGTCTGTGATTCTGATGCAGTACCTCCTGCCTGCGCGCTACTGCGACCTGCTCCACAAAGCTGCGGCGCACCTGGGCTGCTGGCAGAAGGTCGACCCAGCCCTCTGCTCCAACGTGCTACAGCATCA GTGGACGGAGGAGTGCATGTGGCCACAGGGAGTGCTAGTGAAACACAGCAAGAATGTGTACAAAGCTGTGGGTCATTACAACGTGGCTGTGCCATCGGACGTCTCGCACTTCCGCTTTCAC TTCTTTTTCAGCAAACCACTGAGAATCCTCAACATCCTGATCCTGCTGGAAGGAGCCGTCATCTTCTACCAGCTTTACTCGCtgatttcttcagagaagtgGCATCAGACGATCTCACTGGCTCTGATCCTCTTCAGCAATTACTACGCCTTCTTCAAGCTGCTGCGTGACCGTCTGGTGCTGGGCAAAGCCTACTCGTATTCTGCCAGCAGAGACTCAGAGCAGaagttaaattaa